A genome region from candidate division KSB1 bacterium includes the following:
- a CDS encoding DUF2007 domain-containing protein, translated as MKQCPDCQRLFAKEIKECPHCHKKLESSSADDTQETFIGLYSLPGEVYAKMVKEVLENEGITCILKQDVVGSSLLVKGTNISGGSYQLFVKRKDRDRAQNILHGMMDHI; from the coding sequence ATGAAACAATGTCCGGATTGTCAGCGCTTGTTTGCAAAAGAGATAAAAGAGTGTCCGCATTGTCATAAAAAACTCGAATCTTCATCTGCCGATGACACACAAGAAACATTCATCGGCCTCTATTCCTTACCCGGAGAGGTGTATGCGAAAATGGTCAAAGAAGTTCTGGAAAATGAAGGCATTACCTGTATATTAAAACAGGATGTCGTCGGAAGCAGTCTGTTGGTAAAAGGCACCAATATATCAGGCGGGTCTTATCAGCTTTTTGTAAAAAGAAAAGACCGAGATCGGGCACAGAATATTCTACATGGAATGATGGATCACATATAA